One genomic segment of Microcella indica includes these proteins:
- a CDS encoding general stress protein — protein MSNQSPFSRRSAAPLSVPRGDVLGSYDTYPEAQSVVNRLAKAEFPVKGLAIVGHDLKTVERIGGRLSYGRAALSGALSGIWFGLFFGLLLFLFSPEPEFSFILAAVFIGAGFGMLLGLVSYAFARRRRDFASQQQVLASSYQVIIDPMQTARARTVLAGGNPDAPISLTESPRGQHASPPPSVSTPSASSPADAPSDAPADAPPSDSGPVDAPAEKRD, from the coding sequence GTGAGCAACCAGAGTCCTTTCAGTCGTCGCAGTGCCGCGCCGTTGAGCGTGCCGCGAGGGGACGTGCTCGGCAGCTACGACACGTACCCGGAAGCGCAGAGCGTCGTGAACCGTCTCGCGAAGGCGGAGTTCCCCGTGAAGGGTCTCGCGATCGTCGGTCACGACCTGAAGACGGTGGAGCGGATCGGGGGGCGCCTGAGCTACGGCCGCGCGGCACTGTCGGGTGCGTTGAGCGGTATCTGGTTCGGCCTGTTCTTCGGTCTGCTGCTCTTCCTGTTCTCGCCGGAGCCGGAGTTCTCGTTCATTCTCGCGGCGGTGTTCATCGGTGCGGGTTTCGGAATGCTCCTGGGTCTCGTGTCGTACGCGTTCGCGCGTCGTCGGCGTGACTTCGCATCGCAGCAGCAGGTGCTGGCGTCGTCGTACCAGGTGATCATCGACCCGATGCAGACGGCACGGGCGCGCACGGTGCTCGCGGGCGGCAACCCGGATGCGCCGATCTCGCTCACGGAGTCCCCGCGCGGTCAGCACGCCTCGCCGCCTCCCTCTGTTTCGACTCCCTCGGCCTCGAGCCCGGCTGACGCTCCTTCTGACGCTCCTGCCGACGCCCCGCCCTCCGATTCGGGCCCGGTCGACGCGCCCGCCGAGAAGCGCGATTAG